The window AGGTGCCAACATAGACTGAGCTCATACGAATTCCTCCTTCGTATAAAAGTTGCTGCCGCAACCATCACCTGCTTCCAACGCTGAAACCCACTCATCTTTTGGCAGACAGAAGAGCACGAAGTTTTGACCTTGATCGTATGTAGCCCATGCGATATCGTTAGCCCATCCGAACTGTCGCTTCTCTCCAAGCCAAAGCTTTGCGACAATTTTTCCCAAGGTGCTGCCGATCTTTTGGTCGTCAACATCCATACCTTTTGGGTTCCAAAGCGAGATCTGATAATCGGACTTGAGGATGCCCGGATAACCAGTGTTTTTTGATGTGCTGAAAGCCTTAGCTGTCCAACGCTCGGCATACACATTTGGCATCGTCTTCGCACCAAAATGGTAGGTGCAGCACATAACGATATGCCTTGATTCTTCACTAAGAGCAACGAACTGATTCACGCGGTCAGTACATTCCGATTCCGTCAGAAGCTTGTTGCTAGAGGCGATATCCACCAAACTGCGGTAGGCGGTCAGCGTGTCATGCAATCGTTTTTCGAGGCGATTGTTTGCGTGCTGTGTGTGCTTTGATTTCAATGTTTTTTTACTCATGGTTTTCTCCTTTAAGTTGAGTGTTTGTGCCTTTTGCACAGTTGTTATTACACGCAGGGGTACTCACATTTATGAAGATTGAGAACTCCTGAGTGCCCATGCTTGACAAACTAAAAATTTGTCTGAGACACCTAATTGAGATAAAAAAAATCCAATCAAAGTCAACTGCGTACTTCATCAGTTGCAATCCAATGGTTTGTATCCATACAAAAGCTCCATCCTGCTCCCGAGGAAGAACTTCTAGGCAGATTGAGAACCTCTTAGTGCTCGTACTTGACAAACTAAAATCAAGTCACCAATGCCATTGGAGTCAATATGCGAGCAACATCAAACGAGCACTTCACGTTGGATCGTCCAACACCTGTGCTGGAAGACAAGCGCCTTGAAAAAGTGCGAGTTCGGCACTGGTTTTTTTTCATTGCACGCAAATCTATTGATGGGACTGTTGACCACAAGAACCGCTTGCTTTGGGAAGAGCATTTTTTAGGACCCGAAAAAAATGCGGCTGAGGTGAAGTTGGTAAAGCACCTTCAGCAATGGCTCCGTGATGACTCGCAGTTGAGCAAGTTGCGTGAGGACCAGCTTCGGTTTGGTGCTGGTGTTGCTTCCGCTAAGTATGAAGAGGGCGCGACTTCGCCAAACGAGTCCACTCTGGCATTGTTTGAGACCTTGATCAGAGGCTCACGTGCAGAGTATGAATTTGGTCCCTTGGGCGAACCGTTATGGGTTGTGCTTGCTGGTAAGGTAAGTGCTTGCGAAGAGTACGTTGCACAGTGTTTTACTGACGAGGAGATGTTGAACACTGAGTTCAGAGATCGCGTTCAATCAGTCATGGATGCGTTGATTGCACCAGCCTATAGGATTTCAATCAGTGACATACCCGACTTGGGTGTTCAACAGAAATCTGCCCATCCGGTCTGGCTCAGTCATGTCAATGAAGTGACCAAGCTACCCAACCAAGAGCCCAGTGATGACACATTAGAGGTATCAACCATTGATGACCAGATTATTCTTGCCATTGCTCTTTGGCACATAGCTGCGCACCGAAAAGAGAAGGCATTTTTGCAACTTGAGTGGCTTCTGATGGGCCTTTGTTACGGCACCATCGCTCACCACTTTTCTGAAGACATTCAGGCGTTTGTGCTTGAAATGCTGCGCGATAAAGGGAGCAAAATACCCTTACCGAAACAGGGAAGGATGCTCAGTTTCGAAGAGCGCTGGTCGATCACATTCTGGAAATGACTTTTTCACGCTTGCGGAAATGCGTGCCCTCTGTAAATTAATTGGTCGTGATGACTGAAGTGTTTGGTGATAGCAAAAATCTGCTAGCTGCAGCACGGCACCAGTGAAGGTGCTCCCATGGCAGGTGCCCAGACAAAAGCCCACTGGCCGTATTTTGTAGCCAGAGCCTTGGCTGCTTCTAGGTCGATGCCGAGGACGAGGACACTTTCTTCACCCGGCCAAACATTGGCTGGGTGCTGGCCGATGCCAGGCAAACTGGTTAGGCCTAGTGCTTGAAGATCGGTCAGAAGCGCGCTTTGGCGGCTTGCGTTCTCGACTTGGCTCAGTGGCTGACTGTAAGGGTTCCAGGCGGTAATGAAAGCAGCACCAATGTACCCACCGGTCTGCAGCAGTGAATCAAGCTCGGGGCAGGTCTGACCGATGTGTAGGGTGATCGGTGGCTCGAGGTGGACGATGTAGTGGGTTTCGTCGAAGGCTTTTCTCAGTTCATGGTTCATTGTGCCACCTCCGCCTCAATCAGACTGAGGAGATTTCGCAACCCAGTCTGGTCAAGACAAGCAAAGAAGCGTACCTGTTCTTCGTTAGGGTTGCGCGACTCCAGTCGCTTGCTTGTAATGGTCAGGGCATAACCACCCACGGGAGATGGAACCGGCGAAAGTTGGGCGTGGAGGCTGAAGTCACCGTTGTCGAATAGGGTTGTGCGTGATGCGGTGTTTGCCATAAAAAAACTCCTGCGCCTCGTTTGCAGTTGGGTAACGCCCAGAATGCACACGAGGCCAGGAGTGCTGGGGACGTTTAGCGGTTTCACGCCCCCGCAAGTTCCTAAATCGGGCGGTCAGGATTAACTGACAGTGCGATTATATATGTTGCAAAGAGTCGCATGGTTTGAGGTGCTGAAACATCTTCGGAAGGGCTTGTAATTTGGGCCCTTTTTTGTGGTGGTCAGGATAACTGCGGCACACTACTTCCCACTTAAGTGATATCAATGCAGGCATTGATCACCTAGGATGTTGCGTAGCTCTTGCACATAAGCGTCATAGATTCGGCTGAACTCCACCAACATCAATGCATCGGTCGCATCAACGGCATCTTCACTTTCATAGCTGAATGTTGCTTGCAACAACGCAGTATTCAAAGTCGGCTGCCGTAAATTTTTAGTTGCAGAATCTCTCGCAGCCTCGTGATAGCGTCTATTCCAACGCTCAAAATATTCCAAATTAAAGTAGTCAGGAAAGCTGGCGCGCTTTAATTGCTGTGCAATCATGCTGTCAGCGAGATCATCAGCAGCCAACGCCGTTCTATTGAAATCCAAAACATCTGTAAATGCAGCACCGAACTTCATTGCTAAAGCCTCACGCAAAGACCGCTTTATCAAGAAAAGCGTAAAGCACATACACACCACTTGAAATTTTGCAGCCGATGCAGAGTCTTGAAGTTCAAGCCGTTCGCCTAGCTCTCTGCTATGCAGGTGCTGGTCTTGAAAGGGAAATGGCAAGATGTTAGCCAGCACTTCTTGCGCGAAGTCGATAGGCCTTTTTTCCTCAGTTGGCCTCCATTGTCGGTCACGCCATTGAACCTTGTCGCGGATGTCAAGCCATAAAGCTTTGTATTTTTGGTCAAGCTCACTTGGCACGTAAGGATTGGTTAGAAGGTCTTGGAAAAAGATCTCAGGCTCTTCCGAAGATGAACGGCGGATTATCTTGATGCCGTCACTCCAGCTATCAGGGGCTTGGGACGTAATGTCTACTGCGATGTACTTGCCCACTTGACCCGAGAAGAACGTGTGTTGCTCTTGGATGATTTGGGGTTCTGTGCAGACCTCAACCGCATTGCGCATCTTGTATGCAAAGGCAACAGCTTGCTCCTTGTGCAAGACATATCGCATGAAATCAAGATGCTCTCTGTTCTCTAAACCAAGATCACCCATCATCACAATGAACTGGCGACCCTGCACATTTACACCCGTAAACACTTTTGGGAGTACGGTTTGAGTTTCAAGCAGCTTCTCAAACCAACCAATTAGCTCCGTTGCAAGTTGACGCCCTATGTCTGCTGGCACTTGTATGGGGGCAGTGTCAAACACTGGTAAGGGCTGCAATCCCTTGTAGCCAACATTGAGACCTTCACCACGGACCAACGGTATGTAGTTCCCGCTTTCCTTAGCTTGTGGGTCAAATGGGTCGTTGCTGTTGGCAGCACGGACAACTGCGAAATGTCCGGTTTTACCTGTCGTTGCACAGTCCAAGGCGATCTGTCTGATGTTGCTTGGTATGGCAACATCTCTTTCAGGCCATCTGGCAGCTCTTACTACAACCCATTCCGGGCCG is drawn from Limnohabitans sp. 63ED37-2 and contains these coding sequences:
- a CDS encoding DUF3293 domain-containing protein; this translates as MNHELRKAFDETHYIVHLEPPITLHIGQTCPELDSLLQTGGYIGAAFITAWNPYSQPLSQVENASRQSALLTDLQALGLTSLPGIGQHPANVWPGEESVLVLGIDLEAAKALATKYGQWAFVWAPAMGAPSLVPCCS